Part of the Halogeometricum rufum genome, ACGCGCTTCGCGGCGGGCGGTGCGACGAGCGACAGGCCGCCGTCCTCGCCGTCTGTGGCTCGACCGTCCACAGCCTCGTGACCGGCCGGGTTCAAGAGCGGGTTCCGGGACGGGCGTTCGAGGTTGCGGACGTCCTCGCGAGCCTCCTCGGCGCGGTGCTCGCCGTGGGGGGCTGGTACGCGAAGAACGGGACGGGCGTCCGAGACGGCGACTGAGACGGTCGGTCGTCGGCGTTCGACGTGGTGTCGCGGTCGGTAGCGGAGGTCGGGTGGCTATCTGACGACGACCACGGGCGTCGGCGCGCGTCTGACCACCGTCTCGGCGACGGACCCGAGGATCGCTCGGGCGACGAGAGAGCGACCGTGACTGCCGATGACTATCGTATCGACGCCGTGCTCCTCGGCGTACGCGACGATCTGGCGGGCGGGCTTTCCGACCCGCGTCGCCGTCGATATCTCTCGGCCGCGGTCGGCGGCGGTCTCCTTCGCCGACGCGAGCAGGGACGCAGAGCGGTCGTTCGCCCGCTTTCGAAGTTCCTCGGACCCGATTAGCGCCTCGGCCCCGTAGCTCTCCTCCACGTAGTCGACGACGTGGAGCGCGGTTATCTCCGCCCCCGGGTACGTCTCCAGTGCGTGTTCGAGCGCCTTCCGTGCGAGCGGCGTCCCGTCGAACGCCACGAGGAGTCGGTCGATTTCGGGCACGGTCGACGTTCGACGCCGAAGCACAAAAGAGGAACCGGAGCGACCGACTGCGACGGCGCGAGCGGAATCGGGCGCGGATGCGCGCGGCGTTCGCCAGCGGGTCAGAAGGGGAACAACGCGAGGGACACCGGAACCAGCACCAGCGAGACGAGGAAGCCGGCGAGCGCTCGTCGGTCGTCGACGAGACGGGTGTGGAACCCCTCGATGGCGTCGAAGTAGACGGAGA contains:
- a CDS encoding VanZ family protein; translation: MQSRFRDSRWTAAIVGTVVLFVASVVPSPLERHPEWKWVGPDKVLHLVAHAAYAVALADALRGGRCDERQAAVLAVCGSTVHSLVTGRVQERVPGRAFEVADVLASLLGAVLAVGGWYAKNGTGVRDGD
- a CDS encoding universal stress protein, yielding MPEIDRLLVAFDGTPLARKALEHALETYPGAEITALHVVDYVEESYGAEALIGSEELRKRANDRSASLLASAKETAADRGREISTATRVGKPARQIVAYAEEHGVDTIVIGSHGRSLVARAILGSVAETVVRRAPTPVVVVR